A stretch of the Acidobacteriota bacterium genome encodes the following:
- a CDS encoding c-type cytochrome gives MNAKVYKLVFILGTLISLLLFMILTFDSHGKIKALTNSQNLSTEVIAGKKVWEKYNCNDCHTILGFGGYYAPDMTKVYARLGYDGIKKEWKIQENILPLPIVKCPINI, from the coding sequence ATGAACGCAAAGGTCTATAAATTAGTTTTTATTTTAGGGACTTTGATATCCTTGCTACTTTTCATGATACTCACTTTTGACTCTCATGGCAAAATTAAGGCTCTGACAAACAGCCAGAATCTTTCTACAGAAGTAATCGCTGGAAAAAAAGTATGGGAAAAATATAACTGCAATGATTGCCATACTATCCTTGGATTCGGAGGATACTATGCCCCTGACATGACAAAGGTTTACGCAAGGCTGGGTTATGATGGAATTAAAAAAGAGTGGAAAATCCAGGAAAATATTTTGCCTCTTCCTATCGTAAAATGCCCAATCAATATTTAA
- a CDS encoding DUF488 domain-containing protein has product MIRIKRIYNTPAEDDGFRILVDRLWPRGLNKERAKIDLWLKEIAPSNELRKWFSHNPKKWDEFKKRYFKELDSKKELVNLILKKAKEANITLLYGAKDEEFNNAMALKDYIEIKI; this is encoded by the coding sequence ATGATAAGAATCAAAAGAATTTATAATACACCAGCTGAAGACGATGGCTTTAGAATACTTGTAGATAGATTATGGCCGAGGGGTTTGAATAAAGAAAGGGCAAAGATAGATTTGTGGCTGAAAGAGATAGCACCGAGTAATGAATTAAGAAAGTGGTTCTCGCATAATCCTAAAAAGTGGGATGAATTCAAAAAAAGATACTTTAAAGAATTAGATTCTAAAAAAGAGCTTGTAAATCTTATCCTAAAAAAGGCAAAAGAAGCAAACATAACCCTCTTATATGGAGCTAAGGATGAAGAATTTAACAATGCTATGGCATTGAAAGATTATATCGAAATCAAAATATAG